The following proteins are encoded in a genomic region of Bacillus sp. Marseille-Q1617:
- the nth gene encoding endonuclease III codes for MLNNKQIQICLDEMRKMFPDAHCELRHENPFELVIAVLLSAQCTDALVNKVTKGLFEKYKTPQDYLNVTLEELQQDIRSIGLYRNKAKNIQKLSEILLTEHGGEVPKEHSELVKLPGVGRKTANVVVSVAFEEPALAVDTHVERVSKRLGICRWKDSVLEVEKTLMKKIPREEWSETHHRLIFFGRYHCKAQSPQCDICPLLDLCREGQKRMKKKEKI; via the coding sequence GTGCTTAATAATAAACAAATACAAATCTGTTTGGATGAAATGAGAAAAATGTTTCCTGATGCACATTGTGAATTGCGCCATGAAAATCCATTTGAGTTAGTGATTGCTGTATTGCTCTCAGCTCAGTGTACGGATGCGTTAGTGAATAAAGTAACGAAGGGCCTATTCGAAAAATATAAAACCCCGCAGGATTATTTGAATGTCACTTTGGAAGAGCTTCAGCAGGACATCCGGTCAATTGGACTTTACCGAAATAAAGCTAAGAATATCCAGAAGCTGAGTGAGATTCTTTTGACGGAACACGGGGGAGAGGTGCCTAAGGAGCATTCCGAACTGGTCAAACTCCCGGGTGTTGGAAGGAAGACGGCAAATGTTGTGGTATCTGTAGCCTTTGAAGAACCTGCACTGGCGGTGGACACGCATGTGGAGAGGGTAAGTAAGCGCCTGGGTATCTGCAGATGGAAAGATAGTGTGCTTGAAGTTGAGAAAACCTTAATGAAAAAAATTCCGAGGGAGGAATGGTCTGAAACCCACCATCGATTGATCTTCTTCGGAAGGTACCACTGTAAAGCCCAGTCCCCACAATGTGATATTTGTCCGCTTCTAGATTTGTGCCGGGAAGGCCAGAAAAGAATGAAGAAGAAGGAAAAGATATGA
- a CDS encoding DnaD domain-containing protein produces MDYKQLMVSWIEEGTLNIPQILLTNYHTLGLNESEFVLLLHIYGQIEKGNCFPTPEELSEHMSISSEYCSSILRKLMQHQFLTIEEGSSADGILFEKYSLAPLWEKLADFVIQDSKMKQMQKSMEEEADIYSIFEQEFGRPLSPLECETLSMWLDQDEHNSTIIKAALREAVISGKLNFRYIDRILFEWKKNGVKTIEDARNQSQKFRTHQKPPAQNDASVPKRKSVPFYNWLEQ; encoded by the coding sequence ATGGATTATAAACAATTGATGGTGTCCTGGATCGAAGAAGGGACCCTGAACATTCCACAAATATTATTGACAAATTATCATACGCTTGGATTAAATGAATCTGAGTTTGTCCTGCTGCTGCATATTTACGGGCAGATTGAAAAAGGTAACTGTTTTCCAACTCCGGAAGAACTTTCAGAACATATGAGTATATCGTCCGAATACTGCTCGTCCATTTTAAGAAAGCTGATGCAGCACCAATTCCTGACGATCGAAGAAGGCTCATCCGCAGATGGGATATTATTCGAGAAATACTCGCTGGCTCCATTATGGGAAAAGCTTGCTGACTTTGTCATTCAAGATTCAAAGATGAAACAAATGCAAAAATCCATGGAAGAAGAAGCCGACATCTATTCAATCTTCGAGCAGGAATTCGGCCGTCCTCTTTCACCGCTGGAGTGTGAGACGCTCAGCATGTGGCTGGATCAGGATGAACATAATTCCACGATTATCAAAGCTGCCCTCAGAGAGGCTGTCATTTCTGGAAAGCTGAATTTCAGGTATATCGACCGAATCTTATTTGAATGGAAGAAGAACGGTGTTAAAACGATAGAGGATGCCCGCAATCAAAGTCAAAAGTTCAGAACGCATCAAAAACCGCCGGCTCAGAATGATGCTTCCGTTCCTAAGAGAAAGTCGGTTCCTTTCTATAATTGGCTGGAACAGTAA
- the dinG gene encoding ATP-dependent DNA helicase DinG: MLPFKLIVVDLETTGTSPRKGEKIIQISAVIIENGEIVDQFTSFVSPGKPIPPFIEELTGINDEMVKDAPEFHEIAPKILELLDNGVFVAHNVTFDLSFLQAELEEAGYNTFKGPAFDTVELAKIAMPSADSFKLTELSNSLSLSHVRPHQADSDAYVTAELLLHFINTLEVLPLVTLEKLQALSGYLKSDLSLLFDEIVAQKQRHVEDLSMDLEVYRGIALLKKNDLEPALSMSDEIDLEISKYLEMHIPSYEKREAQIQMMNEVSDSFLENRHLVVEAGTGVGKSLGYLWPSLQFAKQHGERVVVSTFTTQLQEQLLQKEIKLLEKICPASFQTVLLKGKNHYINLFKFEQSLRETDPQYDVVLTKMQILVWLTRTKTGDIDELNLTSGGQLFWNRLRHDGWHLPHSKDPWVSKDFYLHARKRAQSADIIITNHSMLLSDLINKGSLIPSFDYLVIDEAHHLEKSARQHLGIVLDYLSIKFTTSQLGTLEQKQLYDRLYGLMTTYDIEGTLHSFELDTHIHQFYIDMEEAISVLSNVFFKHAKKRTGAQKIQLRISDEMKNSRSWQPVQMAMERVISVMKMIDKEFQDILDTIKSKKLKLKDSEKALVEEFYSFLVEWNELCQAFRTVFLKEMTDYVLWLDGDTRSLPNSLVIQAQPVAVAQNLKKDLFSNKKSVVLTSATLTVSDSFKYFLNEIGLSGDEMKELQLSSPFDYAQAATLFIPNDVPEIQQVSNEEYIESISSHLIGVAQATKGRMLILFTSYDMLRKTYELMKESGLLEDYVLMAQGITSGSRTRLTKNFQRFDKAILFGTSSFWEGVDIPGEDLSCLALVRLPFSPPDEPVTQAKSEVLKAQGKNPFSSHSLPEAIIRFKQGVGRLIRRSSDRGIVIVYDRRIKTTRYGNAFIQSIPSMKVKEGDLYDLIEWIEDWL, encoded by the coding sequence ATGTTACCATTCAAATTAATTGTTGTGGATTTGGAAACAACAGGGACTTCTCCTAGAAAAGGAGAAAAAATCATACAAATTTCAGCAGTCATCATCGAGAACGGAGAGATTGTCGATCAATTCACATCATTCGTTTCTCCGGGCAAGCCCATCCCTCCTTTCATTGAAGAACTGACGGGAATAAATGATGAGATGGTCAAGGATGCTCCGGAATTCCATGAGATTGCTCCTAAAATACTTGAATTATTGGATAACGGCGTGTTTGTAGCACACAATGTAACGTTCGATCTTTCATTCTTACAGGCGGAGCTGGAAGAAGCAGGATACAATACATTCAAGGGTCCTGCTTTCGATACGGTTGAATTAGCCAAAATAGCGATGCCTTCTGCAGACAGCTTTAAGCTGACTGAACTTTCAAATTCACTGTCATTGAGCCATGTCAGACCTCATCAGGCAGATAGCGATGCCTATGTAACTGCAGAGCTTCTGCTTCATTTTATCAATACGCTTGAGGTGCTGCCGCTCGTTACCCTGGAGAAGCTTCAAGCTCTCTCAGGCTACCTAAAGAGTGACTTATCTTTACTGTTTGATGAAATCGTCGCTCAAAAACAAAGGCATGTGGAAGACCTTTCAATGGACCTTGAGGTATACAGAGGGATAGCACTCCTTAAGAAAAATGATCTTGAGCCAGCTCTGTCCATGTCTGATGAAATCGACTTGGAAATCTCCAAATATCTTGAAATGCATATTCCTTCATACGAGAAAAGAGAAGCACAAATTCAGATGATGAATGAAGTAAGCGATTCATTTCTGGAAAACAGGCATCTGGTGGTGGAAGCCGGTACAGGTGTCGGTAAATCACTGGGATACTTATGGCCTTCGCTGCAATTCGCTAAGCAGCACGGTGAAAGAGTGGTGGTCAGCACTTTTACTACACAGCTGCAGGAACAATTATTGCAAAAGGAAATCAAGCTGCTTGAAAAAATCTGCCCGGCCTCATTTCAGACAGTGTTGTTAAAAGGGAAAAATCATTACATAAACTTATTTAAATTTGAGCAGTCCCTGCGGGAAACAGATCCCCAATATGACGTCGTATTGACGAAAATGCAAATCTTAGTATGGCTGACCAGAACAAAAACAGGAGATATAGACGAACTGAACCTTACTTCAGGCGGGCAATTGTTTTGGAACCGGCTCCGGCATGATGGATGGCACCTGCCTCACAGCAAAGATCCATGGGTATCAAAGGATTTCTATTTACATGCAAGGAAACGTGCTCAATCTGCTGACATCATCATAACCAACCATTCTATGCTGCTTTCAGACCTCATCAATAAGGGAAGCTTAATCCCTTCCTTCGACTACTTAGTCATTGATGAAGCCCATCACCTGGAAAAGTCCGCAAGGCAGCACTTGGGAATTGTATTAGACTATCTGTCCATAAAATTCACGACTTCCCAACTGGGGACTCTTGAACAAAAGCAGCTGTATGATCGCTTGTACGGGCTCATGACTACGTATGATATTGAAGGAACTCTTCATTCTTTTGAACTGGATACTCATATCCATCAATTTTATATCGACATGGAAGAGGCGATATCCGTTCTTTCCAATGTGTTCTTTAAACATGCGAAAAAAAGAACGGGAGCCCAGAAGATTCAGCTTAGAATATCAGATGAGATGAAAAATAGCAGAAGCTGGCAGCCTGTTCAAATGGCAATGGAGAGAGTCATTTCAGTCATGAAGATGATAGATAAGGAATTTCAAGATATTCTTGATACAATTAAATCAAAAAAGCTGAAGCTTAAAGACAGTGAAAAAGCGCTCGTAGAAGAATTCTACAGCTTTCTGGTTGAGTGGAATGAATTATGTCAAGCGTTCCGGACAGTGTTTCTCAAGGAGATGACCGATTATGTCCTTTGGCTGGATGGGGATACCCGCTCATTGCCAAATAGTCTGGTCATTCAGGCACAGCCGGTAGCTGTGGCGCAAAATTTAAAAAAGGACCTATTCTCAAATAAGAAGAGTGTTGTCCTTACGTCCGCAACGCTGACGGTGAGTGATTCCTTCAAATATTTCTTGAACGAGATCGGCTTATCAGGCGATGAAATGAAAGAGCTTCAGCTTTCTTCTCCTTTTGATTATGCTCAAGCGGCCACGTTATTCATCCCTAATGACGTGCCTGAAATTCAGCAAGTATCGAATGAGGAGTATATAGAATCAATCAGTTCTCACTTGATTGGAGTGGCTCAGGCCACTAAAGGAAGAATGCTTATCTTATTCACTTCATACGACATGCTGAGAAAAACCTATGAATTGATGAAAGAAAGCGGACTGCTCGAAGATTATGTTCTGATGGCGCAGGGAATCACTTCGGGCAGCCGGACGAGATTGACGAAGAACTTTCAACGCTTTGATAAAGCCATCCTGTTTGGAACGAGCAGTTTCTGGGAAGGCGTGGATATCCCAGGGGAAGACTTGTCGTGTCTTGCCTTAGTTCGATTACCATTTTCCCCGCCAGACGAACCGGTGACTCAAGCTAAATCTGAAGTTCTGAAAGCACAAGGGAAAAACCCTTTTTCAAGTCATTCATTACCGGAAGCGATAATCCGTTTCAAACAAGGTGTAGGAAGGTTGATAAGAAGAAGCAGTGACCGAGGCATCGTGATCGTCTATGACCGCAGAATTAAGACAACCCGTTACGGCAATGCTTTCATACAATCGATCCCTTCCATGAAAGTCAAAGAAGGGGACCTATACGATTTGATTGAGTGGATAGAAGATTGGCTGTAG
- a CDS encoding DUF5590 domain-containing protein gives MKKWITIILVAAVIVTGTASVLLYKSARGPVEKEFDQASKRVLDETPIRTIEKASIYHGAKSYTVITGKDDQNEKVVAFVPEKKEEIIVKKWADGISKEQAINKLNDEKQPEEILSVRLGHESVGPVWEITYLDKQKNLNYFYLLFSNGEWWKKIENL, from the coding sequence ATGAAAAAGTGGATTACAATCATTTTAGTGGCGGCTGTCATTGTGACTGGTACAGCTTCCGTACTTCTTTACAAGAGTGCAAGAGGACCGGTAGAGAAAGAGTTTGACCAAGCCTCCAAACGTGTACTTGATGAGACACCTATAAGAACAATTGAGAAGGCAAGCATCTACCACGGTGCGAAATCTTATACAGTCATCACAGGCAAGGATGATCAAAACGAAAAAGTGGTTGCCTTTGTGCCTGAAAAAAAAGAAGAAATAATCGTGAAAAAATGGGCTGATGGTATTTCGAAAGAGCAAGCAATTAATAAACTAAATGATGAAAAGCAGCCCGAGGAAATATTATCTGTGAGATTAGGGCATGAATCAGTAGGTCCTGTATGGGAAATCACCTACTTGGATAAGCAGAAAAATTTAAACTATTTTTATCTTCTTTTCTCCAATGGGGAATGGTGGAAGAAAATTGAAAACCTATAA
- a CDS encoding YpmA family protein, protein MESKIEILSTVRISYTDDLYKIVDTLNRTLKKDDYMFGLALDPEDQSQAVLTIYRT, encoded by the coding sequence TTGGAGAGTAAAATTGAGATTCTTTCCACGGTTCGAATTTCTTATACAGATGATTTATATAAAATAGTGGATACATTGAATAGAACATTAAAAAAAGATGATTACATGTTTGGTTTAGCCCTGGATCCCGAGGATCAAAGTCAGGCTGTACTGACCATATATCGTACATAA
- a CDS encoding transglycosylase domain-containing protein → MAGQYKSREEKRLAQQKSNTKKTKKGSMVKRVIISLFIIGIIGMLAGAGLFAYYASSAPKLDEKLLKDPVASEIYDMNGELITTVGKENREYANFDEIPQSMQDAVLATEDNRFYKHNGIDLIRLGGAVIANITGGFGSEGASTITQQVIKGSFLSPDKTLKRKAQEAWLALKLEQEYTKEEIFEMYFNKVYMSDGIHGMATAADYYYGKEIKDIKLHEAALIAGLPQSPNNYNPLDYPEKAKKRRDIVLSLMVQHGKITEAEKKEAQSIPITEGLVSKEQREKENGNKYPAYVDAVIDEVEKMGDYNLFSDGLKVYTTLDTNAQKRVEQILAGEATSFTYPDQEGGIMQAGITLMDTQTGEIRAIGGGRNTEEEVQRGFNYAIDTRRQPGSTIKPLLDYGPAVEYLKWSTYHILKDEPYKYTDGPEINNYDMEHKGDITMREALWDSRNVTALKAFQEVGPEKAEEFVNRLGLDFDHYYESASIGAVSPGMNSVQMAGAYAPFGNEGIYNKPHTVKKVVLRDGETEIKNENKPEPAMKEYTAYMISDMLKSVIDHPRGTGARAKVPGLPMAGKSGTTNYDEKTREANNIPKSHAPDSWFVGYTTNYTAAVWTGYDKQNQFSLSPSDRHVAQFIVKDLMSYVHEGVDTADFKKPGSVVEVQVEEGSNPAKLPSDYTPDDKIITELFVKGTEPTKVSKEFDKLDAPKGLKGKFNKKDQTITLAWDYDKKKKDDVTFEVSVLINGADKQVLTTTDKTGLNVENITSTGTFTFEVVAIKDDQRSDPATVNVNVKGNDDNDEDQGNGNGQGDGTGNDQGEDDGSTGGEDGENPPSDGDGDGEDDGTGTGDGTGDGTGDGTGDGTGDGTGDGTGEGTGDGGTGDGGTGNGERSDSESSFPNLFNQ, encoded by the coding sequence ATGGCTGGTCAATATAAGTCAAGGGAAGAAAAGCGTCTAGCCCAGCAGAAGTCTAACACAAAGAAAACCAAAAAAGGCTCAATGGTGAAACGTGTAATCATATCTTTATTTATTATAGGAATTATCGGTATGTTAGCTGGAGCAGGTTTGTTTGCTTACTACGCATCCAGTGCCCCGAAGCTTGATGAAAAATTACTGAAAGACCCGGTAGCGTCAGAGATCTATGATATGAATGGCGAATTGATTACTACTGTCGGTAAGGAAAATAGAGAGTATGCCAACTTTGATGAAATTCCTCAATCAATGCAGGACGCAGTCTTAGCTACAGAGGATAATCGTTTTTATAAGCATAATGGAATCGACCTGATTCGTCTGGGCGGGGCTGTCATTGCCAACATTACAGGCGGATTTGGTTCGGAGGGTGCCTCAACCATTACCCAGCAGGTAATCAAGGGGTCATTCCTCAGTCCTGATAAAACCTTAAAAAGAAAAGCCCAGGAAGCTTGGCTTGCACTCAAGCTAGAGCAGGAATATACAAAAGAAGAAATTTTCGAAATGTACTTCAACAAAGTATACATGTCGGATGGAATTCATGGAATGGCTACTGCGGCTGACTACTATTATGGTAAAGAAATAAAGGATATCAAGCTTCATGAGGCGGCATTGATTGCCGGTTTGCCTCAAAGTCCGAATAACTATAATCCACTTGACTATCCTGAAAAGGCTAAAAAACGCCGTGACATCGTTCTCTCCCTAATGGTTCAGCATGGTAAAATAACTGAAGCCGAAAAGAAAGAAGCTCAAAGTATCCCGATCACTGAAGGGCTTGTTTCTAAAGAACAGCGCGAAAAAGAAAATGGAAATAAATACCCTGCATATGTGGATGCAGTTATTGATGAAGTCGAAAAAATGGGTGACTATAACCTGTTTTCCGATGGTTTGAAGGTCTATACCACTCTTGATACGAATGCGCAGAAGCGTGTCGAACAAATCCTGGCAGGTGAAGCGACAAGCTTCACTTATCCCGACCAGGAAGGCGGCATCATGCAGGCCGGTATCACTCTGATGGATACTCAAACCGGTGAGATCCGCGCTATCGGCGGCGGCAGAAATACCGAGGAAGAGGTCCAGCGCGGCTTCAACTATGCCATTGATACCAGACGCCAGCCCGGATCTACAATCAAGCCTCTGCTTGACTACGGTCCTGCTGTAGAATATCTGAAATGGTCGACGTATCATATCTTGAAGGATGAGCCTTATAAATACACAGACGGGCCTGAAATCAACAACTATGATATGGAACACAAAGGCGATATCACGATGAGAGAGGCCTTATGGGATTCACGCAACGTTACGGCATTGAAAGCATTCCAGGAAGTGGGTCCGGAAAAAGCTGAAGAATTCGTGAACAGGCTCGGACTTGATTTCGATCATTATTACGAATCCGCTTCAATAGGAGCCGTCTCGCCAGGTATGAACTCTGTACAAATGGCCGGTGCATATGCTCCTTTTGGTAATGAAGGGATTTACAATAAACCTCATACGGTTAAGAAAGTTGTCCTTCGTGATGGCGAAACAGAGATCAAAAACGAAAACAAGCCAGAACCTGCAATGAAGGAATACACGGCCTATATGATTTCTGACATGCTGAAAAGCGTAATCGATCATCCAAGAGGAACTGGTGCCCGCGCGAAAGTACCAGGTCTCCCGATGGCAGGTAAATCAGGAACAACAAACTATGACGAAAAAACAAGGGAAGCAAACAATATCCCTAAATCACATGCTCCAGATTCATGGTTTGTCGGATATACAACAAATTATACAGCTGCTGTATGGACTGGATACGATAAACAAAACCAATTCTCATTAAGCCCATCAGACCGCCACGTAGCCCAATTTATCGTCAAAGACTTAATGAGCTATGTTCATGAGGGTGTCGACACAGCAGACTTCAAGAAACCAGGAAGCGTGGTTGAAGTTCAGGTCGAAGAAGGAAGCAACCCGGCAAAACTGCCGAGTGACTACACACCTGATGATAAGATCATCACTGAACTATTTGTAAAAGGAACAGAGCCTACAAAGGTTTCCAAAGAATTCGATAAGCTTGATGCACCTAAAGGTCTGAAAGGTAAATTTAATAAGAAAGATCAAACGATCACCCTCGCATGGGACTATGATAAGAAGAAAAAAGATGATGTTACATTTGAAGTTTCTGTCCTTATAAATGGTGCAGATAAGCAAGTCCTTACTACAACCGACAAAACCGGTTTAAATGTGGAAAACATCACTTCCACAGGCACATTCACCTTTGAAGTTGTCGCTATTAAAGATGATCAGCGAAGTGACCCAGCTACTGTGAATGTCAATGTAAAGGGCAATGACGATAATGATGAAGATCAAGGTAATGGCAACGGGCAAGGCGACGGTACTGGTAATGACCAAGGAGAGGATGATGGCAGCACCGGCGGCGAAGATGGAGAGAATCCACCTTCAGATGGTGATGGTGATGGTGAAGATGACGGAACCGGTACTGGTGATGGTACTGGTGATGGTACTGGTGATGGTACTGGCGATGGTACTGGTGATGGTACTGGTGATGGTACCGGAGAAGGCACTGGTGACGGCGGTACCGGTGACGGCGGCACTGGAAACGGCGAGCGTTCAGACAGTGAATCTTCCTTCCCTAATTTGTTCAATCAATAA
- a CDS encoding YpoC family protein, translating to MNAVLLKVPQQLSDPYFYTEDEVLVSTGHYLEERHFFAYEMLYFRGKEIVDPPWDDRYSAVKDVIAAWNEVQEVLDERFKSRDKSVQLHMKKGVALFYMLLFWSNSVPVVLREWQQQLEMLSLKPVNAEERIAFIRQNPKLYQSFVQLKELFQEQHKQTAKDMAISKLKKNKK from the coding sequence ATGAATGCGGTTCTCTTGAAAGTTCCACAGCAATTGTCAGACCCGTATTTTTATACTGAAGATGAAGTGCTCGTCAGTACAGGACATTATTTGGAAGAAAGGCATTTCTTTGCGTATGAAATGTTATATTTCAGGGGGAAAGAGATCGTGGATCCGCCTTGGGACGATCGTTATAGTGCAGTAAAAGACGTAATAGCCGCCTGGAATGAAGTACAAGAGGTCCTTGATGAACGATTTAAATCCCGAGATAAATCTGTTCAGCTACACATGAAAAAAGGGGTTGCTCTATTTTATATGCTCCTGTTTTGGAGTAATTCGGTCCCGGTAGTATTACGAGAATGGCAGCAGCAGCTCGAAATGCTCTCACTTAAACCGGTTAATGCAGAAGAGAGGATAGCATTCATCAGACAGAATCCAAAACTGTATCAATCCTTTGTACAGCTGAAGGAATTATTTCAGGAGCAGCATAAACAGACTGCGAAGGACATGGCCATAAGTAAGCTGAAAAAGAACAAAAAGTAA
- the asnS gene encoding asparagine--tRNA ligase gives MKTTISQVSKFVGEEVTIGAWLANKRSSGKIAFLQLRDGTGFIQGVVVKSEVEEEIFQKAKSLTQETSLYVTGVVSEDSRSPFGYELQVKSVEVIHEAVDYPITPKEHGTEFLMDHRHLWLRSRKQHAVMKIRNEIIRATYEFFNQEGFVKVDPPILTGSAPEGTTELFATKYFDEDAYLSQSGQLYMEAAAMALGKVFSFGPTFRAEKSKTRRHLIEFWMIEPEMAFYDFKDNLEVQEQYVSFIVQSVLENCKLELDRLGRDSSKLEQIKAPFPRITYDDAVKLLHEKGFDDIEWGDDFGAPHETAIAETYDKPVFITHYPTSLKPFYMQPDPDRDDVVLCADLIAPEGYGEIIGGSERIHDAELMKKRIEEHELASDAYKWYLELREYGSVPHSGFGLGLERTVAWISGVEHVRETIPFPRLLNRLYP, from the coding sequence GTGAAAACAACAATTTCTCAAGTAAGTAAGTTTGTTGGTGAAGAGGTTACGATCGGTGCCTGGCTTGCCAACAAACGTTCAAGTGGTAAAATTGCATTCCTTCAGCTCCGTGATGGAACTGGATTCATTCAGGGAGTTGTAGTCAAGAGCGAAGTCGAAGAAGAAATTTTTCAAAAAGCAAAATCGCTGACTCAAGAAACGTCTTTATATGTGACAGGTGTTGTCTCTGAAGATTCCCGTTCACCTTTTGGTTATGAACTGCAAGTGAAATCAGTGGAGGTCATCCATGAAGCGGTGGATTATCCAATCACACCAAAAGAGCATGGTACTGAATTCCTTATGGACCACCGTCATTTATGGCTTCGTTCCCGCAAGCAGCATGCAGTGATGAAAATCCGTAATGAAATCATCAGGGCTACGTATGAATTCTTCAATCAAGAAGGGTTTGTCAAAGTAGATCCGCCGATCCTTACAGGCAGTGCGCCTGAAGGAACGACAGAATTGTTTGCTACAAAGTACTTTGACGAAGATGCCTATCTTTCTCAAAGTGGACAACTATATATGGAAGCAGCTGCGATGGCACTTGGAAAAGTATTTTCATTCGGTCCTACGTTCAGGGCTGAAAAATCCAAAACGCGCCGTCACTTGATCGAGTTCTGGATGATTGAACCTGAAATGGCTTTTTATGATTTCAAGGACAATTTGGAAGTTCAGGAACAATACGTTTCCTTCATCGTCCAATCGGTTCTTGAAAACTGTAAGCTTGAATTAGATCGTCTGGGAAGGGATTCTTCAAAGCTGGAACAAATCAAAGCGCCATTCCCAAGAATCACTTATGATGATGCGGTCAAGTTATTACACGAAAAAGGATTCGATGATATCGAATGGGGAGATGACTTCGGGGCACCACATGAGACAGCGATAGCTGAAACATATGATAAACCTGTATTCATTACTCATTACCCGACATCCTTGAAGCCATTCTATATGCAGCCTGATCCCGATCGCGATGACGTAGTGCTTTGTGCCGATCTTATCGCGCCTGAAGGCTACGGGGAAATCATCGGAGGTTCTGAGCGTATCCACGACGCAGAACTCATGAAAAAACGTATCGAAGAACATGAATTGGCATCGGATGCGTATAAGTGGTATCTGGAACTAAGGGAATATGGATCTGTCCCTCATTCAGGATTTGGTCTCGGACTTGAAAGAACAGTAGCATGGATCAGCGGAGTCGAACACGTAAGAGAAACAATCCCATTCCCGCGTCTGTTAAACCGTCTATACCCATAA
- a CDS encoding pyridoxal phosphate-dependent aminotransferase, whose protein sequence is MNLSLAKRVSALTPSTTLAITAKAKEMKAQGIDVIGLGAGEPDFNTPQHIIQAAYDSLIEGHTKYTPSGGTAQLKDAVINKFKQDQNLTYKPSEIIVTSGAKHALYTLFQVLLNDGDEVIIPTPYWVSYPEQVKLAGGNPVIVEGKQENSYKITPEQLSESITEKTKAVIINSPSNPTGMIYSSDELKAIGQVCLEKNILIVSDEIYEKLVYDGNGHTSIAEISDELKEQTIIINGVSKSHSMTGWRIGYAAGNETIIKAMTNLASHSTSNPTTTSQYGAVAAYMGDQQPVEEMRKSFEERLNIVFSKLNNIPGFDCIKPQGAFYLFPNVKEAARLTGYESVDIFVQALLEEAKVAVIPGSGFGSEDNIRLSYATSLESMEQAIERMHEFVVKKSQ, encoded by the coding sequence ATGAATTTATCTTTAGCCAAAAGAGTGAGTGCATTAACACCTTCTACAACCTTGGCAATCACAGCAAAAGCAAAGGAAATGAAAGCACAAGGTATCGATGTAATCGGTTTGGGAGCGGGAGAACCGGACTTTAATACTCCGCAGCATATTATCCAGGCAGCATATGATTCACTGATTGAAGGGCACACAAAATATACCCCTTCGGGCGGTACTGCCCAGCTGAAAGACGCTGTCATCAATAAATTCAAGCAAGATCAGAACCTTACTTATAAACCTTCTGAAATCATCGTCACAAGTGGAGCGAAGCATGCTCTTTACACCTTATTTCAAGTGTTATTGAACGACGGGGATGAAGTGATCATTCCGACACCATATTGGGTCAGCTACCCTGAACAGGTAAAGCTCGCCGGCGGAAACCCAGTAATTGTGGAAGGCAAGCAGGAGAACTCATATAAAATAACACCTGAGCAATTGTCAGAATCCATTACAGAAAAAACAAAAGCTGTCATCATCAATTCTCCAAGCAATCCAACCGGCATGATCTATTCTTCCGATGAATTGAAGGCAATCGGCCAAGTGTGTTTGGAAAAGAATATCCTGATTGTATCCGATGAAATATACGAAAAGCTTGTCTATGATGGAAACGGACATACTTCCATTGCAGAAATTTCCGATGAGCTGAAGGAACAGACAATCATCATCAATGGTGTCTCAAAATCCCATTCGATGACTGGCTGGAGAATCGGGTATGCTGCAGGTAATGAAACGATCATCAAAGCCATGACGAACCTGGCAAGCCATTCAACATCAAACCCTACCACCACATCCCAATACGGTGCAGTAGCAGCGTACATGGGGGATCAGCAGCCCGTAGAAGAAATGAGAAAATCATTCGAGGAACGTTTGAATATTGTCTTCAGTAAATTAAACAATATACCAGGTTTTGATTGCATCAAGCCTCAAGGTGCTTTTTACCTGTTCCCGAATGTGAAAGAAGCTGCCCGGTTGACAGGTTATGAAAGTGTTGACATCTTCGTTCAAGCCCTTTTAGAGGAAGCAAAAGTTGCCGTAATCCCTGGATCGGGATTCGGTTCAGAAGATAATATCCGCCTATCCTATGCAACCAGCCTTGAATCCATGGAGCAGGCAATTGAAAGAATGCATGAATTCGTTGTAAAGAAAAGTCAATAA